From Haloarcula sp. CBA1127, a single genomic window includes:
- a CDS encoding DUF58 domain-containing protein — protein MGRRATRWRGAIVAALALAGAGIWEGSGTLLLAATLPLSYLAYGVLSTAAVPEALVVSRAVDPTPAPPGHPVEVQLTVTNSGQQTLSDIRVVDGVPTDLAVLDGSPRGGETLAAGESLTLEYTLIARRGEHDFDEPRFRVRGTGAGEVVTETQQVEGDDRLVCQLDAPAPPLSDQGTDRVGQLTTDAPGDGFTFHSTREYQRGDPAGRIDWRGYAKRGELSTVNYEQWVSTTVVFVVDARSPARVTAGPGRPTAVELGAYATTHALTSLLDAGHEVGLAVVGIDGNGPAGLTWLQPGDGPNQRSLAVERLRAAADAAESDPAGGQADEADTQRQFRKVMEVAGPRCQLVLVSPLLDDAPVTAMASWAAFDCQRTVLSTDVTAASTVSGQYEHVRRRTRLARCQASGARTIDWRRGTPLPLILDYAFAVAARRPNGSAQPGGGA, from the coding sequence ATGGGGCGACGAGCCACGCGGTGGCGCGGCGCTATCGTCGCCGCGCTGGCACTCGCCGGAGCGGGTATCTGGGAGGGGAGCGGGACACTGCTGCTGGCCGCGACACTCCCGCTTTCGTATCTGGCCTACGGAGTCCTGTCGACCGCTGCTGTCCCGGAAGCACTCGTCGTATCGCGGGCGGTCGACCCGACGCCAGCGCCCCCGGGGCACCCTGTGGAAGTTCAGCTAACGGTGACAAACAGCGGCCAGCAGACGCTGTCGGACATCCGAGTCGTTGACGGCGTTCCGACTGACCTCGCAGTGCTGGATGGGTCGCCACGCGGCGGCGAGACGCTTGCTGCTGGCGAATCGCTGACGCTCGAATACACCCTCATCGCCCGCCGGGGCGAACACGACTTCGACGAGCCGCGGTTCCGCGTCCGGGGCACGGGTGCCGGCGAGGTCGTGACTGAGACACAACAGGTGGAAGGCGACGACAGGCTGGTGTGCCAGCTTGACGCCCCGGCGCCGCCGCTGTCCGACCAGGGGACCGACCGGGTGGGCCAACTCACCACCGACGCCCCCGGGGATGGCTTCACCTTTCACTCGACGCGGGAGTATCAGCGCGGTGACCCGGCCGGCCGCATCGACTGGCGCGGGTACGCGAAGCGCGGAGAGCTGTCGACGGTCAACTACGAGCAGTGGGTGTCGACGACGGTCGTGTTCGTCGTCGACGCCCGTTCGCCGGCGCGGGTGACCGCCGGGCCCGGTCGCCCGACGGCGGTCGAGCTCGGCGCATACGCGACGACGCACGCACTGACATCGCTGCTGGATGCCGGCCACGAAGTCGGGCTAGCAGTCGTCGGCATCGACGGCAACGGTCCAGCGGGACTGACCTGGCTCCAGCCAGGCGACGGACCCAACCAGCGGTCGCTGGCTGTCGAACGACTGCGAGCCGCTGCCGATGCTGCCGAGAGCGACCCGGCTGGTGGTCAAGCAGACGAGGCCGACACCCAGCGGCAGTTCCGGAAAGTGATGGAGGTGGCCGGACCCCGCTGCCAGCTGGTGCTCGTATCGCCGTTGCTCGACGACGCGCCAGTCACTGCAATGGCGTCGTGGGCGGCGTTCGATTGCCAGCGAACCGTGCTCTCGACGGACGTAACCGCGGCGAGCACCGTCAGCGGACAGTACGAGCACGTCCGCCGTCGGACCCGTCTGGCGCGGTGTCAGGCGTCCGGGGCCCGGACAATCGACTGGCGACGTGGGACACCGCTGCCGCTCATCCTCGATTACGCCTTCGCCGTCGCAGCGCGCCGGCCGAATGGCAGCGCCCAGCCAGGAGGCGGAGCGTAA